The following are encoded in a window of bacterium genomic DNA:
- a CDS encoding aldo/keto reductase, producing MERVTLGRTGIEVSAIGVGTWAHGGPRQVGSHQVGWSGHDEKQARDALIEAFESGIDHFDTADVYGDGQSERIIGSLWERIPRDRVFLASKVGWDPGPYGHFYHPDLVAARLERSLDLLRTDYLDLYYLHHCDFGPEDSRLPPVLEVLDRARQAGKFRFLGLSDWSSDKVLRVGAKVEPDVVQVYRNVIDDQYRRSGLETWVAEQNLGAVFFSALKHGVLLGKYREPISFEAGDMRNEIAEFQDLEALERFASCRRAVERRFARHPEPVLHALTGALLGTGRAAGNQCVLVGMRNREQARAAARLGTALSPAEADWVQTLYRGESAAS from the coding sequence CACTGGGACGCACAGGCATCGAAGTTTCGGCCATCGGGGTCGGAACCTGGGCGCATGGCGGACCCAGGCAAGTAGGGAGCCATCAAGTCGGCTGGTCGGGCCACGACGAAAAACAGGCTCGAGATGCTCTGATCGAAGCCTTCGAGTCCGGCATCGATCACTTTGACACGGCCGACGTCTATGGCGACGGCCAGTCCGAGAGAATCATCGGCTCCCTCTGGGAGCGAATTCCACGTGATCGAGTCTTCCTGGCCAGCAAGGTGGGCTGGGACCCGGGACCCTATGGTCACTTCTACCATCCCGACCTCGTGGCGGCCCGCCTCGAGCGCTCTCTCGATCTGCTCCGAACGGACTACCTCGATCTCTACTATCTCCATCACTGTGATTTCGGCCCCGAAGACTCGAGACTGCCTCCGGTCCTCGAGGTTCTCGACAGAGCCCGTCAAGCCGGCAAGTTCCGGTTCCTCGGTCTCTCCGATTGGAGCTCCGACAAGGTTCTGCGCGTCGGGGCAAAGGTGGAACCCGACGTTGTCCAGGTCTACCGTAACGTCATCGACGATCAGTACCGTAGGAGCGGACTCGAGACCTGGGTGGCAGAGCAGAACCTGGGCGCGGTCTTTTTTTCGGCGCTGAAACACGGCGTGCTCCTGGGCAAGTACAGAGAGCCCATCAGCTTCGAGGCGGGTGACATGCGCAACGAGATCGCGGAGTTCCAAGACCTAGAGGCACTCGAGCGTTTCGCAAGCTGCCGCCGAGCCGTCGAAAGGCGATTTGCTCGCCACCCGGAACCGGTTCTGCACGCCCTGACGGGCGCCCTTCTCGGCACCGGCCGGGCGGCCGGCAACCAGTGTGTCCTGGTCGGGATGAGAAACCGAGAGCAGGCGCGAGCGGCAGCTCGACTCGGTACGGCTCTTTCGCCGGCCGAGGCCGACTGGGTCCAAACTCTCTACCGCGGCGAGTCAGCGGCCAGCTGA
- a CDS encoding DUF1820 family protein — translation MAAKNIYRVNFLQQGKVYEVYAESVSHGALVGFVEVESLVFGERSQVVVDPSEERLKTEFKGVKRFHLPLHWILRIDEVEKHGTPRIRDAEGDGASVSPFPVPMITPRGDSNQS, via the coding sequence GTGGCCGCAAAGAACATCTACCGCGTCAACTTTCTACAGCAGGGCAAGGTCTACGAGGTGTATGCCGAGAGTGTCTCGCATGGCGCCCTGGTCGGCTTCGTCGAAGTCGAATCGCTGGTTTTCGGCGAGCGGAGCCAGGTCGTAGTGGACCCCTCCGAAGAGCGTCTCAAGACGGAGTTCAAGGGCGTGAAGCGATTCCATTTGCCGCTCCATTGGATACTGCGAATCGATGAGGTCGAAAAGCACGGCACGCCGCGCATTCGTGATGCCGAGGGAGATGGCGCGAGCGTGTCGCCGTTTCCGGTGCCGATGATCACGCCTCGCGGCGATTCGAATCAATCGTGA
- a CDS encoding EAL domain-containing protein: MNLPRLAVTDEASSLSSRIFLAQGKILELVSSGAEVSEVFNEFCAGLENLFPDSSSCVTVVDPATSSLEVLAAPSLPEAFRESINGLTVGLAPGACCAAAYGNETIISDDLHADLVWEGLREEALAAGLGACWSTPIRGVRWAEKPDEHDHIVVLGTVALYFPGPRGASSGEIQALETAAALAGLTINTARTTEPTGDRQFFDSVTKLPNRRIFSKQLKQTLLEMNPRDDKLAILVVDIDHFKEVNDTFGYAVGDFLLQSVSERLVGLRSEIDLLARFGDDEFAFLIGEVASGEDVKTIAQKVLDVVSAAYDFGGQELVISASIGGSVFPWDGEDAQTLMRNAENALVSAKKQGRGLYRMYAPTMGGYAFEKLQLKMALSYAIENDELMLRFQPKVSSNTNTIVGVEALTYWNHPGMGEISPTKFIPIAEETGQIIPLGEWVLRTACKQAQVWHREYDDLTMAINISAIQFRERNFVATVASILRDTEVQPGAIELEVTESVAMNEVEKTLERLQELHDLGVQIAIDDFGTGYSSLAYLKRFPIHTLKIDRSFVLSTPKDKGDMAIVKGVIALAHNLGLEVVAEGVETAEQAEYLRDEGCEILQGFHFSRPVPLEAFERLLRFGFPTE, translated from the coding sequence ATGAATCTGCCTCGGCTCGCCGTCACCGACGAAGCTTCCTCACTGTCCTCGAGAATCTTTCTTGCCCAGGGCAAGATCCTCGAGCTGGTCAGCAGTGGAGCCGAAGTGAGCGAGGTTTTCAACGAGTTCTGTGCCGGTCTCGAGAACCTGTTCCCAGACTCGAGCTCCTGCGTAACGGTCGTCGACCCGGCCACGAGCTCGCTCGAGGTCCTCGCCGCGCCGAGCCTTCCCGAGGCCTTTCGGGAATCGATCAACGGTTTGACGGTCGGTCTGGCTCCGGGGGCGTGCTGCGCCGCCGCTTACGGCAACGAAACCATCATCTCGGACGATCTCCACGCCGACTTGGTATGGGAGGGCCTCAGAGAGGAGGCTCTCGCCGCGGGTCTGGGCGCTTGCTGGTCGACGCCGATTCGTGGAGTTCGCTGGGCCGAGAAACCCGACGAGCACGACCACATCGTGGTACTTGGCACGGTCGCCCTCTACTTTCCGGGACCGCGAGGCGCTTCTTCCGGCGAGATTCAGGCACTCGAGACCGCTGCCGCACTGGCCGGCCTGACCATCAACACGGCGCGCACCACGGAACCGACCGGCGATCGCCAGTTCTTCGACTCCGTGACCAAGCTCCCGAACCGGCGGATCTTCTCGAAACAACTCAAGCAAACACTGTTGGAAATGAACCCGCGCGACGACAAGCTCGCGATCCTGGTGGTCGACATCGACCACTTCAAGGAGGTCAACGACACGTTTGGCTATGCAGTGGGCGATTTTCTCCTGCAAAGCGTGTCAGAGCGTTTGGTCGGGCTCCGCAGTGAAATCGATCTGCTGGCCCGGTTCGGAGACGATGAGTTCGCGTTTCTAATCGGCGAGGTCGCATCCGGTGAGGACGTCAAGACCATCGCCCAGAAAGTCCTGGATGTCGTGTCGGCGGCCTACGACTTCGGCGGGCAGGAACTGGTGATCTCCGCCAGCATCGGCGGCAGTGTGTTCCCCTGGGACGGGGAAGACGCGCAAACCCTCATGCGCAATGCCGAGAACGCTCTCGTGTCGGCCAAGAAACAGGGCCGTGGCCTTTACAGGATGTACGCACCCACCATGGGTGGGTACGCGTTCGAGAAGCTACAACTGAAAATGGCGCTGAGCTACGCGATCGAGAACGATGAGCTCATGCTGCGGTTTCAGCCCAAGGTATCGAGCAACACCAACACCATCGTCGGAGTCGAGGCCCTGACCTACTGGAACCACCCGGGGATGGGCGAGATCAGCCCCACCAAGTTCATCCCGATCGCGGAAGAGACCGGTCAGATCATCCCTCTCGGCGAGTGGGTTCTGCGGACAGCCTGCAAGCAAGCTCAGGTGTGGCACCGCGAATATGACGATCTGACGATGGCAATCAACATCTCGGCAATTCAGTTTCGTGAGCGCAACTTTGTCGCTACCGTCGCTTCGATCTTGAGAGACACCGAGGTCCAACCGGGCGCGATCGAGTTGGAGGTCACGGAAAGCGTGGCGATGAACGAGGTCGAGAAGACCCTCGAGCGCCTGCAAGAGCTGCACGACCTGGGAGTCCAGATCGCCATCGACGATTTCGGCACCGGCTATTCCTCGCTCGCCTACCTCAAGCGGTTTCCGATCCACACCTTGAAGATCGACCGGTCCTTCGTGCTCAGCACCCCCAAGGACAAAGGCGACATGGCGATCGTCAAAGGCGTCATTGCCCTCGCTCACAACCTCGGCTTGGAGGTCGTCGCGGAAGGTGTGGAAACCGCCGAACAGGCCGAGTACCTCCGCGATGAGGGCTGCGAGATTCTTCAGGGCTTCCACTTCAGCCGGCCGGTTCCCCTGGAGGCCTTCGAGAGACTCCTGCGCTTCGGTTTTCCCACGGAATAG
- a CDS encoding EAL domain-containing protein gives MSRVETNGGQVLWFLEGLSEADGTLRRIPILAFPFRVGRREGLGLTLTATEISGVHAEISLLDGQILIEDLGSTNGTFLNGEKIEEPKGISEGDTIHFARLEYRLSLVEAQQAEALLAQTIAVDAHLPQFALDKSRILRELMNKRAVVSVFQPIVDLSDLSVMGYEVLGRGDLEGASSGSKELFNAAKILGAEAALSRMFRTRSAEDCLKLREKKPVIFMNTHPNEIGTPELIESIEEFHRLTPDLTTVLEIHESSITDPATVSALRDFLHDLGMQLAYDDFGAGQARLLELAEVPPDFLKFDISLIRDIDTASKAKLTVLERLVAMALEIDISPIAEGIESEAESAICRDLGFAYGQGFLFGAPAAAGSFHR, from the coding sequence ATGAGCAGGGTGGAAACGAACGGTGGGCAGGTGCTCTGGTTTTTGGAAGGCCTGTCGGAAGCCGACGGGACTCTGCGACGCATCCCGATCCTGGCCTTCCCCTTTCGAGTGGGCCGGCGTGAAGGACTCGGCCTGACTCTGACCGCCACCGAGATCTCGGGCGTGCACGCCGAGATCTCTCTACTAGACGGACAGATTCTCATTGAGGATCTCGGCAGCACCAACGGGACCTTCCTCAACGGAGAGAAGATCGAGGAGCCAAAGGGAATCTCCGAAGGGGACACGATTCACTTCGCCCGGCTGGAGTACCGATTGAGCCTGGTCGAAGCCCAACAGGCCGAGGCTCTTCTCGCCCAAACCATCGCGGTCGACGCCCACTTGCCGCAGTTCGCCCTCGACAAGAGCCGGATTCTTCGAGAGCTGATGAACAAGCGAGCCGTGGTGTCCGTGTTTCAGCCGATCGTCGACCTCAGCGATCTTTCGGTCATGGGGTACGAGGTCCTGGGCCGTGGCGATCTGGAAGGTGCCTCGAGCGGATCGAAGGAGCTCTTCAACGCCGCCAAGATCCTGGGTGCCGAAGCCGCGCTCAGCCGGATGTTCAGGACGAGATCCGCCGAGGACTGTCTCAAGCTTCGGGAGAAGAAACCCGTTATTTTCATGAACACCCACCCGAACGAGATCGGCACTCCCGAGCTGATCGAGTCGATCGAGGAGTTTCACCGACTCACACCCGACCTCACCACCGTACTCGAGATCCACGAAAGCTCGATCACCGATCCGGCAACCGTCAGCGCCCTCCGAGACTTTCTACACGACCTGGGCATGCAACTCGCGTACGACGACTTCGGCGCAGGACAGGCACGGTTGCTCGAGCTGGCCGAGGTGCCGCCCGACTTCTTGAAGTTCGACATCAGCCTGATTCGAGATATCGACACAGCGTCGAAGGCGAAGCTCACGGTGCTGGAGCGGCTTGTTGCCATGGCCCTCGAGATCGACATCTCTCCGATCGCAGAAGGCATAGAAAGCGAAGCCGAGTCCGCGATATGCCGCGACCTGGGCTTCGCCTACGGCCAGGGCTTTCTGTTCGGGGCGCCGGCGGCCGCCGGCAGCTTCCACCGCTGA
- a CDS encoding protein kinase has product MRKLVSRLGSSLLLRVTIALGLVGLLPVGILAYRLIDINRSAMEEQVRLTHVRVARSTASEISARVAAIKSLASGLARNAVLTAPRSAEARGLLGRSLSAWTDLGIAAIIVATPEGERVISAQLGDERVRAWVDRMFETPVDAGVDGSQIGEDFVLRIAEPLGAERGQIWLVADGTPITESVKNYELGREAQVALANRKGEAILGSVAGFSAELLEHAESKWVDGFRTSPMEDADGFIGAHAAVVGTDWAVLSRQPLSVAHEVALTMSRNARLALGLVAGLVLVLSAIAYASVVRPIRQLAQAQRRLAGVRTGAGGGEIGQLRSAFEALEQRLKEQSALDEVFLGRFQVRKVLGTGAMGTVFLGFDPKLERPVALKTLRLDKKLSQKKRENLLSRLVKEAVVTAKFNHPNIVAIYDVQEGENSAFLAMEFVDGTSLEPFVWNKRQLASDQTIALGAEVARGLAAAHENGLVHRDIKPANILLGKDGAIKITDFGIAELLSSMAPSDDVVFGTPGYLPPEALQGKGHDQASDLFALGSVLYFCITGRRPFEGKTVKEVIRKTLFGSARPPSELVPEVPSELEALILSLLDSEPDRRPATAARVARRLEDLRSTSGAQWQPPEAGPTTPPSDAGASSAGSGTREGSASDGTGYLPTIRLSDRKRAING; this is encoded by the coding sequence ATGCGCAAGCTTGTCAGCCGGCTGGGCTCCTCTCTGCTGCTGCGCGTCACCATAGCGCTCGGCCTGGTGGGTCTGCTGCCGGTTGGAATCCTCGCCTACCGGCTGATCGACATCAATCGCAGCGCCATGGAGGAGCAGGTTCGCCTCACCCATGTCCGAGTGGCCAGAAGCACGGCCAGTGAAATCTCCGCTCGCGTGGCCGCAATCAAGAGCCTGGCCTCGGGCCTGGCGCGCAATGCAGTTCTGACAGCGCCGCGCTCGGCCGAAGCACGCGGGCTACTCGGACGTAGCCTCTCGGCGTGGACCGATCTCGGGATCGCGGCGATCATCGTCGCCACGCCCGAGGGAGAGCGTGTCATCAGCGCGCAACTGGGCGACGAGCGCGTGCGCGCCTGGGTCGACCGGATGTTCGAGACTCCAGTCGACGCCGGCGTTGACGGGTCCCAGATCGGAGAGGACTTCGTGCTCCGAATTGCCGAGCCGCTCGGCGCCGAGCGCGGACAGATCTGGCTGGTCGCCGATGGGACTCCCATAACGGAGTCGGTGAAGAACTATGAGCTGGGTCGTGAAGCACAAGTGGCCCTCGCGAACCGTAAGGGCGAGGCGATCCTGGGAAGCGTCGCAGGCTTCTCCGCCGAGCTCCTCGAGCATGCCGAGTCGAAGTGGGTCGACGGTTTCAGAACCTCGCCGATGGAGGACGCAGACGGCTTCATTGGCGCGCACGCGGCCGTAGTCGGCACGGACTGGGCGGTGCTGTCGAGACAGCCCCTGAGCGTCGCGCACGAAGTCGCGCTGACCATGAGTAGAAACGCGCGTCTGGCGCTCGGCCTGGTCGCGGGACTCGTACTTGTTCTTTCGGCCATTGCCTACGCATCCGTCGTGCGACCGATCCGCCAGCTCGCCCAGGCCCAGCGCCGCCTCGCCGGCGTCAGAACCGGTGCTGGCGGGGGCGAGATCGGCCAGCTCAGATCGGCGTTCGAGGCGCTCGAGCAGCGTCTCAAGGAACAGAGCGCGCTCGACGAGGTGTTCCTGGGGCGCTTTCAAGTGCGCAAAGTGCTCGGCACCGGCGCCATGGGAACGGTGTTTCTGGGATTCGACCCCAAGCTCGAGCGCCCGGTGGCTCTCAAGACTCTACGCCTGGACAAAAAGCTCTCGCAAAAGAAGCGCGAGAATCTGCTGTCGCGCCTGGTCAAGGAAGCGGTGGTCACAGCCAAGTTCAATCACCCCAACATCGTCGCGATCTACGACGTTCAGGAGGGCGAAAACTCCGCGTTCCTGGCCATGGAGTTCGTAGACGGTACTTCTCTCGAACCCTTCGTCTGGAACAAGCGGCAGCTCGCATCGGACCAGACCATCGCGCTCGGAGCCGAGGTCGCGCGTGGCCTCGCTGCCGCGCACGAGAACGGCCTGGTGCATCGCGACATCAAGCCGGCGAATATCCTGCTTGGGAAAGACGGCGCGATCAAGATCACCGATTTCGGGATTGCCGAGTTGCTCAGCTCCATGGCGCCGAGCGACGACGTGGTCTTCGGTACGCCCGGCTACCTTCCTCCAGAGGCGCTTCAGGGCAAGGGCCACGACCAGGCCAGTGACCTTTTCGCGCTGGGATCCGTGCTCTACTTCTGCATCACCGGACGCCGGCCTTTCGAGGGCAAGACGGTCAAGGAGGTGATCCGCAAGACGCTCTTCGGATCGGCTCGGCCGCCTTCCGAACTGGTGCCCGAGGTCCCGAGCGAGCTCGAGGCCCTGATTCTCAGTCTGCTCGACTCAGAGCCCGATCGCCGGCCGGCGACCGCAGCCCGGGTGGCCAGGCGTCTGGAAGACCTCAGGAGCACCAGCGGCGCCCAATGGCAGCCACCGGAAGCGGGCCCCACAACACCGCCGAGTGACGCCGGCGCCAGCTCTGCCGGCTCTGGCACTCGCGAAGGCTCGGCCTCCGATGGCACGGGCTACCTGCCGACGATCCGGCTCTCCGATCGGAAGCGCGCGATCAACGGCTGA
- a CDS encoding LysM peptidoglycan-binding domain-containing protein produces the protein MVRGFGVFFVLAPLVCFGFVGSAAAQDDTADTEGFATGFHIVRPGENLRRITESYLGSQDLWRRNLDLNPTIVDPDFLLPGQRLQVLLRPEDAVPSAQVVSVSGNVEERPDPIAWTRAQRQDLIVESDGVRTFDQSSTALRFHDGTSLVLTEDSIVFLKVAGRTLRGIETRSVEIVEGQADLARVETGETPPEIEIVIGDARARPKAGPTGASEARLRKSGSGAAQLMIYEGASQVEAGGKSVAVAEGMGTSVPEGAPPLPPEKLLPRAVLSSPARNGSVEVGRLQFSWQPVEGAAGYTVEVCSDAACEALVARAVGLTSTSWAAELLPVGDHQWRVTAVSPSGLDGYPAATQPFTVAPERAEFDPPAATFSISGIAVEPLREGASGTLYAPSARVRAEVEDPSGVASWRPVIDGEPAEKDDLRGRWSHGSHTVTVVAEDELGNRGAEARSLSFAVDAEAPELRWRVGGPELLTETLGKEALELRESRWWLRKAARRNARRARKNRPPLWTLVSWSNERVEGPRTLERRALIRGLYRDYSGVRLTGEAPSVLLLAPGILGAGSPGEAEVGRFLFLQAVDAGAGVEELTVTTTGSPSAGYELRARSRDRLGNASSASWVFSR, from the coding sequence ATGGTGCGCGGCTTCGGTGTTTTCTTCGTGCTGGCTCCGCTCGTTTGTTTCGGATTCGTCGGCTCGGCGGCAGCCCAGGATGACACGGCCGATACCGAGGGCTTCGCGACCGGGTTTCATATTGTCCGGCCGGGGGAGAACCTGCGCCGGATTACCGAGAGCTATCTGGGCTCGCAGGATCTCTGGCGGCGCAACTTGGATCTCAATCCGACGATCGTGGACCCCGATTTTCTGTTGCCCGGGCAGCGGCTGCAGGTCTTGCTGCGGCCCGAAGACGCGGTGCCCTCGGCCCAGGTGGTGAGCGTTTCGGGGAACGTCGAGGAGCGCCCCGATCCGATTGCTTGGACCAGGGCTCAGCGCCAGGATCTCATCGTCGAAAGTGACGGGGTCCGGACCTTCGATCAATCGTCGACGGCTCTTCGCTTTCATGATGGAACCAGTCTGGTTTTGACCGAGGACTCGATCGTGTTCTTGAAAGTCGCGGGCAGGACGCTGCGGGGCATCGAGACACGGTCGGTGGAGATTGTCGAAGGTCAAGCCGATCTGGCGAGAGTCGAAACCGGCGAAACGCCGCCCGAAATCGAGATCGTGATCGGGGATGCCAGGGCCAGACCAAAGGCCGGCCCGACGGGAGCGTCCGAGGCTCGCCTCCGGAAGTCGGGCAGCGGAGCGGCCCAGTTGATGATCTACGAGGGCGCGAGCCAGGTCGAGGCGGGAGGCAAGAGCGTCGCGGTTGCCGAGGGCATGGGAACTTCGGTTCCCGAGGGTGCTCCGCCGCTGCCGCCCGAGAAGCTCCTGCCCAGGGCGGTGCTGAGCTCGCCGGCACGGAACGGCAGCGTCGAGGTGGGGCGTTTGCAGTTCTCGTGGCAGCCCGTCGAAGGGGCCGCCGGTTACACCGTGGAAGTGTGCTCCGACGCGGCTTGCGAGGCGCTGGTCGCCCGGGCGGTCGGTTTGACCTCGACGAGCTGGGCGGCGGAGTTGCTGCCAGTCGGAGACCACCAGTGGCGCGTGACGGCGGTCAGCCCGAGCGGCCTGGACGGCTACCCGGCGGCGACCCAGCCCTTTACGGTGGCGCCCGAGAGGGCGGAGTTCGACCCTCCGGCAGCGACTTTTTCGATTTCCGGTATTGCCGTCGAGCCGTTGCGAGAAGGCGCGAGCGGTACTCTGTACGCCCCCAGTGCCCGGGTCCGGGCCGAAGTCGAGGATCCCAGCGGGGTGGCCTCTTGGCGGCCGGTGATCGACGGCGAGCCGGCCGAAAAGGACGACCTAAGAGGCCGCTGGTCGCACGGCTCTCACACCGTGACCGTGGTGGCCGAGGACGAGCTGGGCAACCGGGGGGCGGAAGCGCGGTCCCTGTCCTTTGCCGTAGATGCCGAGGCGCCCGAGCTCAGGTGGCGGGTAGGAGGCCCGGAGCTTCTGACCGAAACTCTGGGTAAGGAGGCGCTCGAGCTGCGGGAGTCTCGCTGGTGGCTTCGCAAGGCCGCCCGGCGCAATGCCCGCCGGGCCCGGAAGAACCGGCCGCCCCTCTGGACTCTGGTGAGCTGGAGCAACGAGCGCGTGGAAGGGCCCCGGACTCTCGAGCGCAGGGCCCTGATCCGCGGACTCTATCGGGACTACAGTGGAGTTCGCCTGACCGGCGAGGCGCCGAGCGTGCTGCTTCTGGCGCCGGGGATTCTCGGAGCGGGGAGTCCTGGCGAGGCCGAGGTCGGGCGGTTTCTGTTTCTCCAGGCGGTCGACGCCGGAGCGGGAGTCGAGGAGCTGACCGTTACCACCACGGGATCGCCCTCGGCGGGCTACGAGCTCCGCGCTCGCTCACGGGACCGGTTGGGCAACGCCAGCTCGGCGAGTTGGGTTTTCAGCCGTTGA